In the bacterium genome, ATTTCTCCCGGCATCATTGACACGCCGGTCTGGGATTCCATTACGCCTGACAAAAACCAACTCTTCTCTGAGATGGCCGTCAAATTTCCCGGAAAACGAATTGGCCAACCAGCGGATATTGCACATGCCGTGAGATTTGTAATTGAAAATCCCTTTATCACCGGAACAACATTGTTTGTCGATGGCGGCTATCTTTTAACGAATTAGGAGCAATCATGAAATTTATTGTTTTGATTTTTGCGTCACTTTTTATTATGCCAAATCTGTCGGCTCAATCACGTGGCCAGTTTATAAAAGTGAATGGAAAAAAAATATGGTACCAGACTGTCGGTTCTGGCGAACCCTTATTGCTCGTACCGGGCGGTGGTGGCGGTTCTCACGATTATTTTTATCCTTATTTTTCAAAACTCACCGATTCATTTCAGGTTATCTATTACGATGCTTTCGGACGTGGATTATCGGAAAGAACAAAAAATTTGAAAGAATATACTTTTGAAAGAGATGTGGACGAGATCGAAGGCCTACGGAAAGCGTTGGGGTTGGGCAAAATCAATATTCTCGGACATTCCTTTTCCGGAGCAACCGTTCAGGCCTATGCTGTAAAATATCCGAACTCCGTCAACAAAATCATCCTGATGGATCCTCTGACGACCGGTAAAGCATACCAGGAATTAACCGACCGATTCAATCAGCAAATTGCCGATTTATTTCCGAGTATCGATTCGACGG is a window encoding:
- a CDS encoding alpha/beta hydrolase, producing the protein MKFIVLIFASLFIMPNLSAQSRGQFIKVNGKKIWYQTVGSGEPLLLVPGGGGGSHDYFYPYFSKLTDSFQVIYYDAFGRGLSERTKNLKEYTFERDVDEIEGLRKALGLGKINILGHSFSGATVQAYAVKYPNSVNKIILMDPLTTGKAYQELTDRFNQQIADLFPSIDSTVKAVRAKGLKSSHIEHQMAYLDHFENIFSFFYFFDHNQPPLVWDSITFNPDVYYALAGDDADFVIGGDVKNLDFTAKLKKLSNPIL